Within the Thermosynechococcus sichuanensis E542 genome, the region GGCAGTCACCAATCCAACGCTGACGCCTAGGCGGATGCAGTTTCTGTTTGTTGACGACGGCGAACATTAAGTACGTCCGTGATTTTCCTAATCTGTGCCAAGATGTGATCCAACTGTTTGGCATTCACAATATCAATACACAGATCAATGATGGCAGTGCGTCCCGGATCTGTATGCACATTGGCTCGTCGCACATTGATTTGGTGATCACTCAAACGGGTCAGAATGTCCTTGAGAATACCGACTCGATCAATCACCTCAATTTGCACATCCACGGGGTAGGTTTGGGGTCGGCGTTGATTGGCCTTGGTATTCCAACTTACAGGAATCAGGCGATCGCTCGACACTGACTCTAGGTTGCTACAGCCCTGACGATGAATGGAAATACCCCGACTCCCCAGCGTCACCACGCCAATAATTGGTTCATCGGGCACAGGACAACAGCAGCCAGCAATGTGATACACCAAACCCTCCACCCCCAGAATCGGAGAATCACTGGGTTTTGTAGTGACGGGGACACGGTTAACAGGGGTAGATTCCGAAGGCAATTCGGGTGTAGTTGTCTCTGGACGCGCTAGGGTAATTGCCCGCAGCCGATTCACCACCAAATTCAGCGTAATTTCGCCATAGCCCAAGGCGGCCACGAGATCATCCACACTCTGGTAGTTGCTGCGCTCCGCCACCTGTTGCATCTGCGGTGACTTGAGAAGAGCCTCCAAACCGGCTTTACCCAGTTCCTTCTCCAGTAATTCCCGTCCCCGTTGCAGGTTTTCATCGCGGCGCGATCGCTTGTACCACTGCCGAATGCGGTTGCGTGCCGTTGTGGTCTTAACAAAGTTCAACCAATCCAAACTGGGGTGGGCAGTTTTCTGGGTAATAATCTCAACAATGTCGCCATTGCGCAGGGGCGTATCCAAGGGCACGATCCGCCCATTCACCCGTGCCCCGGCACAGTGATTTCCCACATCCGTGTGAATATGGTACGCAAAGTCGAGGGGCGTGGCTCCCTGTTGCAGCGCAAGGACATCCCCTTGGGGTGTAAAGACATAGACCTCCTTATCAAAGAGATCATCGCGAATGCTGTCGAGATATTCTTGGGCATCCTTAAGATCGTTTTGCCAATCCAGCAGTTGCCGTAGCCAAGTGAATTTTTGATCGCGGGCACTCCACTGTTGCGGCAAGGAATGACCCGTTTCTTTGTACTTCCAGTGGGCAGCAATCCCATACTCTGAGACATGGTGCATCGCCAACGTGCGAATTTGCACCTCTAGGGGGCGGCCACCGAGACCAATCACAACAGTATGCAGGGACTGATATTGGTTGGGTTTCGGCAGACTAATGTAGTCTTTGAATCGCCCCGGCACCGAAAGAAAACAGTCATGGACAACCGCCAGAGCACGGTAGCACTCATCCTTGGTGGCCACGAGGATGCGAATGCCCGCCACATCATAGATTTCATGGAATTCTTTTTGCTGCCGCATCATTTTTTGGTAGATGCTGTAGAGGTGTTTGGGACGGCCACTAATTTCTAGGTAACCAAAGCCCATCCCTGATAGTCGTTCGTGCAGAATTTGAATTGCCTGCTGGAGTTGTGCTTCGCGATTGGCGCGTTTTTCGGCTACCAGTTCCTGAATGCGACGGTAGGCCTCTGGCTCTAAATACTTAAAGGCCAAATCCTCCAGTTCCCATTTGATCCGCCAAATCCCCAAGCGGTTGGCTAAAGGAGCAAAGACATCACGGGTTTCTTGGGCAATGGCACGGCGGCGGTCTTCAGGCAAATACTCAAGGGTGCGCATATTGTGCAGGCGATCGGCTAGCTTAACCACAATGACGCGAATATCTTGCGCCATCGCCAAAAACATCCGTCGGAAACTTTCCGCCTGCCGCTCCGTCTTGCTGGAAAAGTTAAACTTCGAGAGTTTGGTGACCCCCTCCACCAGTCGCCGCACCTCGGCACCAAATTGGGCTTCTAGTTCCTCTGCTGTAACAGCCGTGTCCTCAATCACATCGTGGAGAAGCCCTGCCGCTAAAAGTGCTGGCCCACCGCCTAAATCCCGCAAAATACTGGCAACTGCCACAGGATGAGCGATGTAGGGTTCCCCAGAAGCCCGCCGCTGTCCTTGGTGTAGGTCGTAGGCAAATTGAAACGCTCGACAAACCAAATCATCTCCATTCTCAGGATTTGGCTCTCGCAGGCACGTCGCTAACCAATCGGGTAATTCAATATCAGTCGGTAAGCTAGGTGCAAAAGCGTTCATGGCGGCAGGCGATCGGGAGAGCAGCACAGTGGATTCGAGTACGTATATTTTAGTTCAATTTCAGGCTCACAGCCCTTTTCACCAAGATGTTATGCGGTTAACACTGTGAAAACCTCTATAGACAACCATTACCGGTATTGCAGAAAAGGGTTGTGCTGTGTGGGCTGAAGCATTGCTCCCTTTTAACATAGGAAGCAGTGTGTTCATCAAGAGGGGGAAGGTAATCGTGGCAGCTTCGCTCACACCCATGACTCGCCACTATATTCTGCGCTTACTCAATCGGGGAAGTGATATTTTTGCATTAGCTGGTCAAAGTTTAGAAAAAGCAGTGGGCGATCGCGAGAACGACATTCTGAATCGCCTAGAATCCCTTGCCCCCTCAGAACTAGCGGCTCTGGAAATGATTGTTCGTCTCCACCGCTCTCTCACCCATAGTGGCGAGGAAGATGATCACCAAAAACTACAATTAAAAAGCCTTGAAGAAAAGCTACGGCGGATTTTGGGTATGGACTTCCTTTCTGAGAGTCCTCAAGATATTGCTCAAGACCAAGTCCGCCCTGCAAAAGAACAATCATCTCTGACAGTGGCTCAGGCCCTCAATCACTTGAACCGCGTCAGTGAATTAGCCCAAAAATACCTTGGCAAAATCATCGTCGCAAATTATTGGCGAGCCTCCCGCCCTTCCACAAGTTGGTTTGCTGATTTTGTGGTTACCGATGATGGCTACATCACCTACCACGGGTCTTTAGCGGCTGGAAAGACTCTTGTGAACCCAACTCAACAGCAGCAGTTGGAAATATGGTTAGTGGCGTTTATCGATCAGTGTTGCCGCATTCTCCCCCTCTTTCGACATGATCTGCAAAAAGCAAGGCTATCGGGTTCTTCCCTAGAACCTGAATCAGGGATTACTGCTGTTGCAGATAAGCACTAGCCCCTAGGGTTTGCAGTTTTTGATTCTTGGCGGTCACCGTCGCGGCCAACTCTTGACGATAGGCAATGACTTGCTCTAGCAGTTCTGGATTATGACTGGCCAATAGTTGGACGGCCAATAGGCCTGCATTTTGGGCATTGCCAATAGCAACCGTCGCCACGGGAATCCCAGCCGGCATCTGCACAATTGAGTAGAGGGAGTCCAGCCCCTGTAAGTGTCGGCTCGGTACGGGTACACCAATCACGGGTAGAGGTGTTAGCGATGCAATCATGCCGGGTAAGTGGGCGGCTCCCCCAGCACCAGCAATAATGACTTTCAGACCCCGCTGATGGGCATTTTGGGCAAACTCCACCATGGCAAGGGGAGTGCGGTGAGCTGAGAGGATGGCTACTTCATGGGGAATGCCAAAGCGTTCACAGAGGGCGATCGCCCCCTGCATGGTCGGCAAATCGGAATCACTGCCCATGACAATGGCAACCAGCGGCGTCTCTGACATCCCTCTTTCCTAAGTTTGCAACAAACTGTTTATCAATCCCACTATCGCAACATATCATTTCTCTATGATCACTGCTGCTGCAATTAAGGCATTTGCCCATCAGTTGGGGTTCCATCGGGTGGGAATTGTGGATTTGCGCACCTATACCCATGACCATCCTTCCGGCGTGGCTGCCCTACAACGCTGGTTAGCCCAAGGCTTCCAAGGAGAGATGGCGTGGATGGCCAACCCTCGGCGACAGGAGATTCAATCGGTCCTGCCGGGAGCGCAATCGGTGATTTCCGTTGCCCTCAATTACTACCAGCCTGATCCCCAGCCGCCCCCGAAGGCGAAAATTGCCCGCTATGCTTGGGGACGAGACTACCATCGCGTCTTGGGAAAACGCTTGCAAGCTTTGGGGCAATGGCTTCAATCGCAGGTGCCAGACATGGCCTATCGCTGGTATGTGGATACAGGCCCTGTGCAGGATAAAGTTTGGGCAGAGCAAGCCGGCATTGGTTGGATTGGCAAGCACAGTAATGTCATTTCGCGGCAGTATGGCTCGTGGATTCTCTTAGGAGAGTTAATCACCACGTTGGAGTTGACGGGCGATCGCCCCCACACCAATCATTGCGGCACCTGTACCCGTTGCTTGGTCGCCTGTCCCACCGGCGCCATTGTTGAACCCTATGTGGTGGATGCCAACCGCTGCATTGCCTATCACACGATCGAAAGCCGTGCCCCCGAACTCCCCCCCGCCATTGCCGCTCACTTAGAAGGCTGGGTTGCCGGCTGTGACATCTGCCAAGAGGTGTGCCCTTGGAATCAGCGCTTTGCTCAACCCACGGATGTGGCCGACTTTGCCCCGCGATCGCCCCTCTTGAATACTTCCCCCGAGGAACTGGCCACCCTCAGTGATGAAGCATGGGATGAACTCACCCGTGGTTCTGCCCTACGGCGAATGAAACCCGCCCAATGGCGCCGCAATGCCCAAGCGGTGCTGTCTGGCAATCGGTATGATTGAAAGTGATTCAATGCGGAGGCTCACCTATGGTTCGACGACGCTCCACCCCTTGGATTCATCGTTGGTCACGCTGGTTGATTGGCGGGGTTGCCCTTGCTGGCATGGCAGTGACTGCCTACCTGACGATCGCCAAGTTCACCAACCAAGATGTAACCTGCCCCACTGATGGCTGTGATATTGTCCTCAATAGCCCTTGGGCAACCGTGTTTGGCATTCCCCTCTCCCTCATTGGGTTTGTTGCCTATACGGGGATGTTGTCGTTGGCGGCTCTGCCCCTGTTGTTGAACCAGCCGCAGCAAAAAGAACTCCGCCGCAATGCTGAAAACACCACTTGGCTTTTGCTCTTTCTGGGGGCAACGGCCATGGCCAGCTTCAGCAGTTACCTGATGTATATCTTAGTTACAGAGATTAAGGCGAGTTGTCCCTATTGCATTGCTTCGGCCATCTTTAGCTTTACATTTTTGATCTTGACGATTATTGGTCGTGAATGGAGCGATCGCGGCCAACTCTTTTTTAATGGTGTCATTGTTGCTGTGATTACCCTCGTGGGAGTCTTTGGCATCTACAACGCCCGCATGGCTAATCCCGACGGCCCCGGCATCCCCATCGTCAATACCTCAGGTCCTGCGGAAATTGCCCTTGCTCGCCATCTCACCCAAGTGGGAGCAGTCATGTATGGTGCCTATTGGTGTAGTCACTGCCACGATCAAAAGGAACTCTTTGGTAAGCAGGCGGTGCGGGAACTCAACTATGTTGAATGTGACCCCAATGGTGCCAATCCGCAGGTGGAACGCTGCCGTGCTAAGGGAATTCAGGGCTATCCCACATGGGAAATTAACGATCAGCTTTACTCCGGCACGCGATCGCTAAGCGAACTCAGTCAACTCAGCCAATACACAGGCCCGATGAACTTTAAGAACCAATAGGCGTAAGGAACCGCAGTGATAGAATGAAGCCAACAGGGCACTACGCAGGTTTTTTATGCTTTCTATTGATACCCTCGCCGAACCCGCCAAGGCTCCTTTTGCCACACCCCCTGCCCTTGCCAACATCTTAGTGGTTGAAGATGAAGAGCTGATTCGGGAAACCCTTGTCCTTGCTTTGCAGGAGGAAGGCTACCATACCCTTGTGGCCAGCGATGGTTATGAGGCGCTCAATCTCATTAATACCTATCTCTTGATGGAGCCTAATCCTGAAAATGCAGAGGTGCATTTAATCATCTTGGATGTCATGCTACCGGGCATCAACGGATTAGACCTGTGCCGCTTGATTCGCCGTGAAGGCTGCACGGTTCCCATTCTCATGATCAGTGCCAAAGGGAGTGAAATTGATCGAGTGGTTGGTCTTGAAATCGGTGCCGATGACTACTTGGCGAAGCCCTTTGGCATGCGAGAGATGCTGGCGCGCTGTCGTGCCCTATTGCGGCGGACACAAATTCAACAGGCCACGGTGCCAACGGTTCTGCGCTTTCGCGATCTCTGCCTTTACCCCCAAGAATGCCGCGTAACGCTGCGGGGCGAGGAAATTAATCTCTCCCCCAAAGAATACAAACTGCTTGAGCTGTTTATGCGCCACCCCCGCCGTGTTTGGCCACGGGAGCAGTTACTGGATCAAGTGTGGGGGCATGACTTTATTGGCGATAGCAAAACCGTTGATGTCCACATCCGCTGGTTGCGGGAGAAAATTGAAACCGACCCTAGCCATCCCCAGTACATTCTTACGGTGCGGGGGTTTGGCTATCGCTTTGGTTGAGGGTCAGTAAAACAATCGCCATCAAGGCTGCTGGTAGAAGGAGCAATAAAGAAATTACACCGAAAGTTGGCGGCAAGGGATAGAGGGGCGCCGCAAATTTAATCCCTAGGGACATGAGCAGCGACACAAGCAAAACCACTGATAACCACCTCAGTTCTGACAGCCAAGGTGCCATTTATTTCTCCACCGCTAGGGCAGCTTCAAGGGCAGTGGCCATGATGGCCGTGGGGGCGGGTTGGCCAATCCAGTATTCCAAGGCTGCGGCTCCCTGATGGAGAAGCATAGCAAGGCCGTCGAAGGTTTGCAGTCCCCGTGCCATCGCTAATTGCAAAAGAAGGGTAGGGCGAGGTTTGTAGATGAGGTCATAGACAATGGCGGAGGTGGGCAATTTTGCCAAATCCTCGGCTGTGAGGGGGGTGGCGCCAGTCTGGGGACTCATGCCAAGGGGGGTGGTATTAACCACAAGACTGACTTTCTCTAAACAGGTGGCACGCTCCGACCATGGCAAGGGATAAAGGGTCATCTGGGGCCAACTGGCCACAAAGGCCTCTAACCGTTCCCCTTGGCGACCACTGATATAGATCTGCCGACAGCCCAAGTCATAACAGGCCGTGACCACGGCGCGCGCGGCACCCCCATAGCCCAAGACTAAAACAGCAATCTCCGACCACCGGCAGGATTGTTGCCGCAGTGGTGCCAAGAAGCCATGCACATCGGTGTTAGTCCCCACCCATCCCTTTTCACTGCGATAGACGGTGTTGACCGCCCCCACCTGCTGGGCGAGGTCGCTGACATCTGCCAAATAGGGAAGGATGGTTTCCTTGTGGGGAATGGTGACATTAAAGCCAACGACGTTGAGGGCATCTAGGCCAGCGATCGCCACCCCCAACTGCTGTGGCTTCACCCAAAAGGGCACATAGACATAGTTCAATCCCAAATGCTCCAGCGCTGCATTGTGCATTGCTGGTGAGAGAGTGTGCGCAATCGGGTCGCCAATCACCCCCAGAAGCTGCGTGTGGCCAGAGATCTTCGGCATCCGCCCCTAGACAGCCTCGTGATCTTTTTCGCTCGTACGGATGCGAATGACCTGCTCCACAGGGGTGACAAAGATCTTACCGTCGCCAATTTCGCCGGTGCGAGCCGCTTCAACAATTTTGGCCACTACCATATCCACTTGCTCGTCTTCGACAACAATCTCAACTTTTAACTTTTGTAAAAATTCCACCGTGTATTCTGAACCGCGGTACCGTTCCGTTTGCCCCTTTTGTCGCCCAAAGCCGCGTACTTCGGAGACCGTCATGCCGACAATACCCGCATTGACAAGGGCGATCTTGACTTCATCCAGTTTGAAGGGACGAATAATGGCTTCTACCTTTTTCAATGTCAAACTCCTTCTCTATGGCGACGGGCTAATCTTTATTTAGCACTGGTGAAAGACTATATCGTGTAGCAATGATTACATTATCCTCGATCCTCAGGCGATCCTCGCGATAGCTCCAGAAAATAAGCTCTAATAGGGAAGGTGATTGAGAGAGGATGAAGCATGGGGTGGCAGCGACCCGATGGCCGTCAACCACAGGAATTGCGATCGCACCGGTTTCAGCGGCATTTCACCCAATTTGCCTTAGGATCAGTCCTCGCTCAAGCAGGGCAAACCCAAGTGCTGTGCACCGTCAGTCTCAAGGAAGGGGTACCCAAGTTTTTAGAAGGCACAGGCCAAGGCTGGCTGACAGCGGAGTACCGCATGCTGCCCAGTGCAACGCGGCCGCGGCAAGAGCGAGAATTTCTCAAACTCTCTGGGCGCACCCAAGAAATCCAGCGTCTCATTGGTCGCAGTTTACGTTCGGCCTTGGATTTGTCTCTACTAGGGGAGCGCACACTGATTGTGGATGCCGATGTGCTCCAAGCCGATGCCGGCACGCGATCGCTGGCAATTACAGGAGGCTACATTGCCCTTGTGGATGCCCTCAGTGCCCTACTTCAGCAAGGGGTACTCAGTGAATCTCCCCTGTGTCATCAAGTGGCAGCAGTCTCCGTGGGGTTGATTGACGGCGAACCCTATTTGGATTTGAGCTACGCTGAGGATGTTGCTGCCAGTGTAGACTTCAATGTGGTGATGACCGCCAATGGTCAATTCATTGAGGTTCAAGGCACAGCAGAGATGGGTTCCTTTGATCGGCCAACCTTGGATCGCCTTCTGGATGTCGCCAGCCAAGGGATTCAAGAACTCATTGAGATTCAACAGCACGTCTTAGCTGCCAGCCATGAGTGAGCAGGCCATTTACCTCGGACACATCGTCAAGTCCAACTCCCACTGCGATTATGTGGCGCAACTAGTGGATCGCTTGGATGTGCCCCACCCCCCCGCCCCAGAAGACTATGGCTTTGGTCGTTTTGTCAAACTAGAGGATGAGCAGCGCCACTGGGCAGTCGGCGTTATTTACAACTCTCAACTGTTGAATCCCCAGTTTCATCAAATCAGCCCTCGCCTCACCACTAGTGCTGACACCTTGCTCAGTCCCGATTTAGTCAGTGAAACCCGCACACTGCTCTGGATTGCCCTTATTGGTCATTTAGTGGCTGCGGAGGGTCAGACCTACGGCCAGCAGGGGATGCCCACCCTTGTGGTGCCTGTGAATACGCCTGTGTGGCAATTGACAACCACTGAGGTACTCGCCTTTCATCGCAATGCCCAAGGTCAAGCCCAGTTTCGTTACTATGCCCATTTGTTACGCTCAACGGGGAACTATGCAGCACCGCTGTTGGCGCAAATTCTGGAAACAATTACGCCCCTCTTCAGTGGCACCGAGCAGCGATCGCTCGAAATTATCAGCAAAGAGTTGGCTTGGCGGCATACCCTAGGGAGCCTGCGCTAAGACTGGACACAGAAATTGGGGTTTTGCAAATAAACTTCATAAAAATTCCTATGCAATGGTGACAAATGAGCGATACATCTGCTAAGGTCGTTAAGTGTGTGAGGAGCGAACCAGTTAAGGGCACCGAGACGAAACACGGCCAGTCGTCGGTGCTCTTTCTGATTTTGAGGCTATGCTGGCACGGGTTTGGAGTGCTGCGGTTCTAGGAATTGATGCGATTCCCGTCGGGGTCGAAGTGGATGTTTCCGGCGGCTTACCGGGGATTGTCGTGGTCGGTCTGCCCGATGCGGGTGTGCAAGAGGCACGGGAGCGCGTTAAGGCGGCGATTCGCAATGCGGGTTTTAACTTCCCAATGCGGCGCATTGTGGTTAATCTCACCCCCGCCGATTTACGTAAAGAAGGGCCGAGTTTTGATCTCCCCATTAGCGTGGGTATTCTAGCCGCTTCAGGACAGGTTGCAACGGATTTACTGGGTGACCATCTTTTTCTCGGCGAAGTGTCCCTCGATGGCACCTTGCAACCGGTGGCAGGGGTACTGGCGATCGCCGTTGCGGCGCAAGCCCAAGGAATGACTGGTCTCGTGGTGCCCATGGCCAATGTGACGGAAGCAGCAGTGGTGCGGGGGCTAAAGGTCTATGGTTGCCACACCCTTGCCGAAGTCGCAGCCTTTTTGAATGACCCCAGCTCGCGATCGCCAGCAACCCATTCCCTGAGTTCCCATACTCCAGCCTCTCCCCACTCTAGTCTCGACCTCAAGGACGTTAAGGGGCAGTACCAAGCGCGGCGTGCCCTAGAAATTGCGGCGGCGGGCGGGCACAATCTCATCTTTGTCGGGCCACCGGGCAGTGGTAAAACGATGTTGGCGCGGCGGTTACCGACCATCTTGCCGCCCTTGACGTTTGAAGAAGCGCTGGAAGTGACCAAAATTCACTCCGTGGCTGGCTTGCTCAAAGAGCGGGGGCAATTGATCCAAGAGCCTCCCTTTCGGAGTCCTCACCATTCTGCTTCTGGGCCTGCCCTTGTCGGGGGTGGCAGTTATCCGCGTCCCGGCGAAATTTCCCTTGCCCATCGCGGGGTGCTCTTTCTCGATGAATTGACGGAATTTAAGCGGGATGTCTTGGAGTTTTTGCGGCAGCCCCTTGAGGATGGCCAAGTCACCATTGCCCGCACCCGCCAATCGGTGGTGTTCCCGGCGCAATTTACCCTCGTGGCGAGCACCAATCCCTGCCCCTGTGGTTACTATGGCGATCCGGTGCAACCCTGTACCTGCTTGCCGCGCCAGCGAGAACAGTATTGGGCCAAGCTCTCTGGCCCCCTCCTAGATCGCATTGATCTGCAAGTGAGTGTCAGCCGCCTCAAACCCGAGGAAATGACCCGCCAAACCCTAGGAGAAGATTCGGCCACGGTACGGCAACGGGTCTTGGCGGCGCGATCGCGAGCGCAACGGCGGTTTGCCGAAGAACCCAGTCTTCACTGCAACGCCCAAATGCAAAGCCGCCATCTGCGCCAGTGGTGTCGTCTTGATGAGGCTTCAACAAAGCTCCTCGAGGGGGCGATCGCCAAGTTAGGACTCTCGGCGCGAGCCACAGACCGTATCCTAAAGGTAGCCCGTACGATTGCTGATCTGGCCGACTGTGAAACGATTGCCGCTGCCCATGTGGCCGAAGCCATTCAATACCGCACGATTGATCGTCTGCAATAGACGCGGCTGGTTCGTGCTGCTGCTGGGTTTCTTAGCCCTGCTGCTTATCGGCTGTACAACGGCAACCCAATCCGAGCAGCCCATTGAACTGATCTTCTGGCATGGGGTCAACCCACCTCCGAACCG harbors:
- a CDS encoding vitamin K epoxide reductase family protein, translating into MVRRRSTPWIHRWSRWLIGGVALAGMAVTAYLTIAKFTNQDVTCPTDGCDIVLNSPWATVFGIPLSLIGFVAYTGMLSLAALPLLLNQPQQKELRRNAENTTWLLLFLGATAMASFSSYLMYILVTEIKASCPYCIASAIFSFTFLILTIIGREWSDRGQLFFNGVIVAVITLVGVFGIYNARMANPDGPGIPIVNTSGPAEIALARHLTQVGAVMYGAYWCSHCHDQKELFGKQAVRELNYVECDPNGANPQVERCRAKGIQGYPTWEINDQLYSGTRSLSELSQLSQYTGPMNFKNQ
- a CDS encoding RelA/SpoT family protein — encoded protein: MNAFAPSLPTDIELPDWLATCLREPNPENGDDLVCRAFQFAYDLHQGQRRASGEPYIAHPVAVASILRDLGGGPALLAAGLLHDVIEDTAVTAEELEAQFGAEVRRLVEGVTKLSKFNFSSKTERQAESFRRMFLAMAQDIRVIVVKLADRLHNMRTLEYLPEDRRRAIAQETRDVFAPLANRLGIWRIKWELEDLAFKYLEPEAYRRIQELVAEKRANREAQLQQAIQILHERLSGMGFGYLEISGRPKHLYSIYQKMMRQQKEFHEIYDVAGIRILVATKDECYRALAVVHDCFLSVPGRFKDYISLPKPNQYQSLHTVVIGLGGRPLEVQIRTLAMHHVSEYGIAAHWKYKETGHSLPQQWSARDQKFTWLRQLLDWQNDLKDAQEYLDSIRDDLFDKEVYVFTPQGDVLALQQGATPLDFAYHIHTDVGNHCAGARVNGRIVPLDTPLRNGDIVEIITQKTAHPSLDWLNFVKTTTARNRIRQWYKRSRRDENLQRGRELLEKELGKAGLEALLKSPQMQQVAERSNYQSVDDLVAALGYGEITLNLVVNRLRAITLARPETTTPELPSESTPVNRVPVTTKPSDSPILGVEGLVYHIAGCCCPVPDEPIIGVVTLGSRGISIHRQGCSNLESVSSDRLIPVSWNTKANQRRPQTYPVDVQIEVIDRVGILKDILTRLSDHQINVRRANVHTDPGRTAIIDLCIDIVNAKQLDHILAQIRKITDVLNVRRRQQTETASA
- the queG gene encoding tRNA epoxyqueuosine(34) reductase QueG — protein: MITAAAIKAFAHQLGFHRVGIVDLRTYTHDHPSGVAALQRWLAQGFQGEMAWMANPRRQEIQSVLPGAQSVISVALNYYQPDPQPPPKAKIARYAWGRDYHRVLGKRLQALGQWLQSQVPDMAYRWYVDTGPVQDKVWAEQAGIGWIGKHSNVISRQYGSWILLGELITTLELTGDRPHTNHCGTCTRCLVACPTGAIVEPYVVDANRCIAYHTIESRAPELPPAIAAHLEGWVAGCDICQEVCPWNQRFAQPTDVADFAPRSPLLNTSPEELATLSDEAWDELTRGSALRRMKPAQWRRNAQAVLSGNRYD
- the purE gene encoding 5-(carboxyamino)imidazole ribonucleotide mutase; the protein is MSETPLVAIVMGSDSDLPTMQGAIALCERFGIPHEVAILSAHRTPLAMVEFAQNAHQRGLKVIIAGAGGAAHLPGMIASLTPLPVIGVPVPSRHLQGLDSLYSIVQMPAGIPVATVAIGNAQNAGLLAVQLLASHNPELLEQVIAYRQELAATVTAKNQKLQTLGASAYLQQQ
- a CDS encoding YifB family Mg chelatase-like AAA ATPase, with product MLARVWSAAVLGIDAIPVGVEVDVSGGLPGIVVVGLPDAGVQEARERVKAAIRNAGFNFPMRRIVVNLTPADLRKEGPSFDLPISVGILAASGQVATDLLGDHLFLGEVSLDGTLQPVAGVLAIAVAAQAQGMTGLVVPMANVTEAAVVRGLKVYGCHTLAEVAAFLNDPSSRSPATHSLSSHTPASPHSSLDLKDVKGQYQARRALEIAAAGGHNLIFVGPPGSGKTMLARRLPTILPPLTFEEALEVTKIHSVAGLLKERGQLIQEPPFRSPHHSASGPALVGGGSYPRPGEISLAHRGVLFLDELTEFKRDVLEFLRQPLEDGQVTIARTRQSVVFPAQFTLVASTNPCPCGYYGDPVQPCTCLPRQREQYWAKLSGPLLDRIDLQVSVSRLKPEEMTRQTLGEDSATVRQRVLAARSRAQRRFAEEPSLHCNAQMQSRHLRQWCRLDEASTKLLEGAIAKLGLSARATDRILKVARTIADLADCETIAAAHVAEAIQYRTIDRLQ
- the rph gene encoding ribonuclease PH is translated as MGWQRPDGRQPQELRSHRFQRHFTQFALGSVLAQAGQTQVLCTVSLKEGVPKFLEGTGQGWLTAEYRMLPSATRPRQEREFLKLSGRTQEIQRLIGRSLRSALDLSLLGERTLIVDADVLQADAGTRSLAITGGYIALVDALSALLQQGVLSESPLCHQVAAVSVGLIDGEPYLDLSYAEDVAASVDFNVVMTANGQFIEVQGTAEMGSFDRPTLDRLLDVASQGIQELIEIQQHVLAASHE
- a CDS encoding shikimate dehydrogenase; translation: MPKISGHTQLLGVIGDPIAHTLSPAMHNAALEHLGLNYVYVPFWVKPQQLGVAIAGLDALNVVGFNVTIPHKETILPYLADVSDLAQQVGAVNTVYRSEKGWVGTNTDVHGFLAPLRQQSCRWSEIAVLVLGYGGAARAVVTACYDLGCRQIYISGRQGERLEAFVASWPQMTLYPLPWSERATCLEKVSLVVNTTPLGMSPQTGATPLTAEDLAKLPTSAIVYDLIYKPRPTLLLQLAMARGLQTFDGLAMLLHQGAAALEYWIGQPAPTAIMATALEAALAVEK
- a CDS encoding P-II family nitrogen regulator; the encoded protein is MKKVEAIIRPFKLDEVKIALVNAGIVGMTVSEVRGFGRQKGQTERYRGSEYTVEFLQKLKVEIVVEDEQVDMVVAKIVEAARTGEIGDGKIFVTPVEQVIRIRTSEKDHEAV
- a CDS encoding winged helix-turn-helix domain-containing protein, yielding MLSIDTLAEPAKAPFATPPALANILVVEDEELIRETLVLALQEEGYHTLVASDGYEALNLINTYLLMEPNPENAEVHLIILDVMLPGINGLDLCRLIRREGCTVPILMISAKGSEIDRVVGLEIGADDYLAKPFGMREMLARCRALLRRTQIQQATVPTVLRFRDLCLYPQECRVTLRGEEINLSPKEYKLLELFMRHPRRVWPREQLLDQVWGHDFIGDSKTVDVHIRWLREKIETDPSHPQYILTVRGFGYRFG